A genomic window from Gossypium hirsutum isolate 1008001.06 chromosome D12, Gossypium_hirsutum_v2.1, whole genome shotgun sequence includes:
- the LOC107947064 gene encoding protein ROH1 has product MTGTDQSSFLGRISIRRNQVNAMEGYHEQEIEDLELFQKQLSDRFAELLSAPDDAPTEAFLSISWIRKLLDVFLCCETECKAILLMERDAAQISKPPLDRLIPELLERVVKAMDICNAATNGVELVRHCQKLAEIAVSALEQKPFGEGQARRAKKALVSLMSAMHVDDKESSVQKTAERSWSFGRRSGNKDRHHGHYRSLSWQVAKHWSASKQIHAMTMNLAAPRGPEASCLPAPVYILSLIIVFVMWVLIAAIPCQERSGLTTHLPINKHVNWTHSLAGIHDKIGEEWKKKEKKGMAGLLYEMQKMEKLGQSLIEFTDSYQFPGEKEKLDEVAAQVAELAEVCRRMDEGLVPLQMLIREAFHRLVRNRTEFLDVLEQGAPVV; this is encoded by the coding sequence ATGACGGGAACCGACCAAAGCTCCTTCTTGGGACGAATCAGCATCAGGCGGAACCAAGTCAACGCCATGGAAGGGTACCACGAGCAAGAGATTGAAGACCTAGAGCTTTTCCAAAAGCAGCTCTCCGATCGCTTTGCCGAGCTCTTATCTGCCCCCGATGACGCCCCCACTGAAGCCTTTCTCTCTATTTCCTGGATACGCAAGCTGCTCGACGTGTTCCTTTGTTGCGAAACCGAATGCAAGGCAATTCTCTTGATGGAACGGGACGCGGCTCAGATCTCCAAACCCCCTCTCGATCGCTTGATTCCCGAACTTCTCGAACGCGTCGTTAAAGCTATGGACATTTGTAATGCGGCAACCAACGGGGTGGAGTTGGTCAGGCATTGCCAAAAGCTGGCGGAGATTGCCGTTTCGGCTTTGGAACAAAAACCTTTCGGTGAAGGACAAGCGAGGAGGGCCAAAAAAGCGTTGGTTTCACTAATGTCGGCAATGCACGTCGACGACAAAGAAAGCTCCGTTCAGAAAACGGCGGAGCGGAGCTGGTCGTTCGGCCGCCGAAGTGGTAATAAAGATCGACACCATGGACATTACAGGTCACTTTCTTGGCAGGTAGCCAAGCATTGGTCAGCATCCAAACAGATTCACGCCATGACCATGAACCTCGCTGCTCCACGTGGACCGGAGGCCTCCTGTTTGCCCGCCCCGGTTTACATACTGAGCTTGATTATAGTTTTTGTTATGTGGGTATTGATTGCTGCGATACCTTGTCAAGAGAGGAGCGGTTTGACAACTCATCTTCCGATTAATAAGCACGTGAACTGGACCCATAGTCTGGCCGGTATACATGATAAAATCGGTGAGGAGtggaagaagaaggagaagaaaggGATGGCTGGGTTGTTATACGAGATGCAGAAGATGGAGAAACTCGGCCAGAGTTTGATTGAATTCACCGACTCATACCAGTTCCCCGGAGAGAAAGAGAAATTGGACGAAGTGGCTGCACAAGTGGCGGAGCTGGCGGAGGTTTGTCGGAGAATGGATGAAGGGTTGGTGCCTTTGCAGATGCTGATTAGGGAAGCGTTTCATAGGTTGGTAAGAAACAGAACTGAGTTTCTCGATGTGTTGGAACAAGGTGCCCCGGTCGTGTAA
- the LOC107947063 gene encoding monodehydroascorbate reductase, chloroplastic/mitochondrial, whose protein sequence is MPFGYLLEPKSPQLLINYSVFKRFLSLQKSPSNNMYPARKAMASLSNSLQLKHGLTSWCPGSSSLTRRLPSSSIRFRSFVVAASSFSNDNREFVIVGGGNAAGYAARTFVEHGMADGKLCIVSKEAYAPYERPALTKGYLFPLDKKPARLPGFHTCVGSGGERQTPEWYKEKGIEMIYEDPVTGIDTEKQTLTTISGKLLKYGSLIIATGCTASRFPDKIGGNLPGVHYIRDVADANSLISSLEKAQKVVIVGGGYIGMEVAAAAVAWKLDTSIIFPENQLLQRLFTPSLAQRYEELYKEYGVKFLKGASIKNLEAGSDGRVAAVKLGDGSTVEADMVVIGIGAKPAVSPFEVVGLNNTVGGIQVDGLFRTSVPGIFAVGDVAAFPLKMYDRVARVEHVDHARRSAQHCVKSLLSAQTHTYDYLPYFYSRVFEYEGSPRKVWWQFFGDNVGETVEIGNFDPKIATFWIDSGKLKGVILESGNAEEFKLLPELARNQPSIDKAKLEKASSVEEALEIAKASLQVVQKA, encoded by the exons ATGCCCTTTGGCTATCTTCTAGAGCCAAAGTCGCCTCAATTATTAATAAACTATTCAGTCTTTAAGCGTTTTCTCTCACTACAAAAATCACCTTCAAATAACATGTACCCAG CTCGAAAAGCAATGGCGAGTTTATCGAACTCGCTTCAACTCAAGCACGGACTCACTTCCTGGTGCCCGGGCTCTTCTTCTTTGACTCGTCGTCTCCCTTCCTCTTCTATCCGATTCAGAAGCTTCGTCGTTGCCGCCTCTTCTTTTTCTAATGACAACCGAGA ATTTGTGATCGTTGGAGGAGGCAATGCTGCTGGGTATGCAGCCAGGACTTTCGTCGAACACGGGATGGCCGATGGCAAGCTGTGTATTGTGTCCAAGGAG GCATATGCACCGTATGAGAGACCGGCTTTGACAAAAGGCTACTTGTTTCCACTAGATAAGAAACCAGCTCGATTACCT GGTTTTCATACTTGTGTTGGATCTGGTGGTGAAAGGCAAACTCCTGAATGGTACAAAGAGAAAGGGATTGAG ATGATTTACGAGGATCCAGTAACGGGTATTGATACAGAAAAGCAAACCCTAACTACAATTTCAGGCAAATTGCTGAAGTATGGATCTCTTATAATTGCAACAGGATGCACAGCCTCAAG ATTTCCAGATAAAATAGGTGGAAACCTTCCTGGTGTACACTACATTCGGGATGTTGCTGATGCTAACTCACTAATCTCTTCTTTG gAGAAGGCACAGAAAGTGGTGATTGTTGGTGGTGGTTATATTGGGATGGAGGTTGCTGCCGCTGCTGTTGCCTGGAAACTTGATACTTCG ATCATTTTCCCAGAGAATCAGCTTTTGCAAAGATTATTCACTCCTTCTCTTGCTCAAAGGTATGAAGAACTATACAAAGAGTATggtgtcaaatttttaaag GGTGCTTCTATCAAAAACTTAGAAGCTGGTTCTGATGGACGGGTAGCTGCTGTTAAACTTGGAGATGGATCTACTGTAGAAGCTGACATG GTAGTTATTGGTATTGGAGCAAAACCTGCAGTTAGTCCCTTTGAAGTGGTAGGATTAAATAATACTGTTGGTGGCATACAG GTTGATGGTCTGTTCCGGACAAGTGTACCTGGAATATTTGCAGTGGGAGATGTTGCAGCATTCCCCCTTAAG ATGTATGACCGTGTAGCACGAGTTGAACATGTTGATCATGCTCGTCGATCTGCACAGCATTGTGTTAAGTCATTACTGAGTGCACAAACTCACAC GTATGATTATCTGCCCTACTTTTACTCGAGGGTTTTTGAGTATGAAGGGAGCCCCAGGAAAGTTTGGTGGCAGTTTTTCGGGGACAATG TTGGAGAGACGGTTGAGATAGGaaattttgatccaaaaattgCTACTTTCTGGATAGATTCTG GTAAACTGAAAGGAGTTATTCTTGAAAGTGGAAATGCTGAG GAATTTAAGCTACTTCCGGAACTTGCAAGGAACCAGCCTTCCATTGACAAAGCCAAGCTCGAAAAGGCATCTTCGGTTGAGGAGGCACTCGAGATTGCTAAAGCCTCCCTGcaagttgtgcagaaagcttag
- the LOC107947061 gene encoding 1-aminocyclopropane-1-carboxylate synthase-like yields MVAISKIATGNGHGEDSPYFDGWKAYETNPFHPIDRPDGVIQMGLAENQLCFNFIKKWVMEHPEASLCSAEGVNKFEETALFQDYHGMPEFREAVAKFMGKVRGDRVKFDPDRIVMSGGATGAHEMVAFCLADPGEAFLVPTPYYPGFDRDLRWRTGVELVPVVCESSNNFKITRAALEAAYEKAKEANLRVKGLLITNPSNPLGTILDRDTLKGIVKFINEKNIHLIGDEIYAATVFMEPEFVSISEIIEEVECNRDLIHIVYSLSKDMGFPGFRVGIVYSYNDAVVSCARKMSSFGLVSSQTQHLIATMLSDDDFVDSFIVESKEQLFKRHKYFTLSLSQVGIGSLKSNAGLFIWMDLRKLLKEKTFDAEMDLWRVIINEVKLNVSPGSSFHCDEPGWFRVCFANMDDNTMEVALLRITTFMHKHNEAMVPRKLCRRASLKLSLSRRRDDFMSQNMMSPHSPIPQSPLVRART; encoded by the exons atggtggccatatctaagattgcaactGGTAATGGTCATGGTGAAGACTCACCTTATTTCGATGGATGGAAGGCATATGAGACCAACCCTTTTCATCCCATTGATAGACCTGATGGTGTCATTCAGATGGGTCTAGCTGAGAATCAG CTTTgctttaactttataaaaaagtGGGTCATGGAACACCCAGAAGCGTCTCTGTGCAGTGCAGAAGGTGTGAACAAATTCGAGGAGACGGCTCTGTTCCAAGACTATCATGGGATGCCTGAGTTCAGAGAGGCTGTTGCAAAATTTATGGGGAAAGTGAGGGGTGATCGAGTGAAATTTGACCCAGACCGCATTGTTATGAGCGGTGGAGCCACCGGAGCTCATGAGATGGTTGCTTTTTGCTTGGCTGATCCCGGTGAAGCTTTTCTGGTTCCCACTCCTTATTATCCAGG ATTTGATCGTGACTTGAGGTGGAGAACAGGGGTTGAACTTGTTCCTGTCGTTTGTGAAAGTTCCAATAATTTCAAGATCACTAGAGCTGCCTTGGAAGCTGCATATGAAAAGGCAAAAGAAGCTAACTTGAGAGTCAAGGGTTTGCTCATAACCAATCCATCAAATCCTTTAGGTACTATCTTGGATCGAGACACATTGAAGGGTATTGTAAAGTTCATAAACGAAAAGAACATACACTTAATCGGTGATGAGATATATGCTGCCACAGTTTTCATGGAACCCGAGTTCGTTAGTATATCGGAGATTATTGAGGAAGTGGAGTGTAATCGTGATCTCATCCACATTGTGTATAGTCTTTCCAAGGACATGGGGTTCCCTGGTTTCAGAGTCGGCATAGTATACTCGTACAACGATGCAGTGGTGAGCTGTGCTCGGAAAATGTCTAGCTTTGGACTGGTGTCTTCGCAAACTCAGCATTTAATCGCGACGATGCTGTCCGATGATGATTTTGTGGACAGTTTCATTGTGGAGAGCAAGGAGCAGTTGTTCAAAAGGCACAAGTATTTCACTTTGAGTCTTTCTCAAGTCGGTATCGGTTCGTTGAAGAGCAATGCTGGATTGTTCATATGGATGGATCTTCGTAAGCTCCTAAAAGAGAAGACGTTCGATGCTGAAATGGACTTGTGGCGAGTGATTATCAATGAAGTTAAGCTCAATGTTTCCCCTGGTTCTTCTTTCCATTGTGACGAGCCGGGTTGGTTCAGGGTTTGCTTTGCTAACATGGATGACAATACCATGGAAGTTGCTTTGTTGAGAATAACGACCTTTATGCATAAGCACAACGAGGCCATGGTTCCTCGTAAACTATGCAGACGAGCCAGCCTTAAACTCAGCTTATCTCGAAGAAGGGACGATTTCATGTCCCAAAACATGATGTCTCCTCACTCTCCCATACCTCAATCACCCCTTGTCCGTGCCAGGACTTAA